In Bacteriovorax sp. Seq25_V, the genomic window TAACTTTATAAAAAAACTTCTGGCAGCTGGTATTCGTTCACTTGAGGTGACTAGCTTTGTTCGGCCGGATAAAATTCCACAAATGAGTGACGCTTCAGAACTTTTTCCGTTAATCAAAGAATTTGCAAGGGATATGGCCGTTGAACTTCCTTGTCTCGTTCCTAATCTTATTGGATTAAATTCTGCTCTTGGCCTTGGTGTTGATCATATTGCACTATTTAGTGCGACTTCAAATACGTTTAACAAAAAAAATATTAATGCGACTGTTGATGAATCTTTTAGTCGACTACAAGAAGTCGTTGAATATGTGAAATCCTCGGGAAAAGCCGTTAAAATGAGAGGCTATGTCTCAACTGTCTTTGGCTGTCCTTATGAGGGAGAAATTGATTTAGACCATACCCTTAAAGTTATCGAGAAAATGAGAGACTTGGGTGTTGATGAAATTTCACTTGGAGATACTATCGGGGTGGCCAACCCAATTCAGGTGCAAACACTTATCACGGCGCTTAAAAAGAACTTTGATCTTTCAAAGATTGCAATGCACTTTCATGATACAGAAGGGATGGCCGTTGCAAATATCTATACTAGTTTCAACGAAGGTATAAGAATTTTTGATTCATCAGCTGCTGGTCTTGGGGGTTGTCCTTACGCAAAAGGAGCTACTGGTAATGTTGCAACAGATGACGTTGTAAATCTTTTTGATAAAATGAACGTCAACACAGGTATCGATGCGTCTAAACTTCACGAAGCATCATCTTATATCCTAGAAAATCTAGGAAAGCAGGGAGGATCTAAATTCTTTCATGCCTTTGAAGGAAGAAAGTCATGAGTGATTTTTTCTCTCGAGAATTTAAAGATTTAAAGGTTAAACTTGATGATGGAATTCTAGTCATAGGACTTGATAATCAGAAATTTAGTAATGCATTTTCTGATGCATTAATTTCATCTTTTGTATCAGTATTAGAATTTGCAAATTTCTCTCCTGACGTTAGAGTTATCATTCTTACTGGAGAAGGGAAAAACTTCTGTGCAGGTGGAGATGTCAAGGCAATGCAGAACAAGACCGGGATGTTTGCTGGGGAAAGTTATGAATTGCGTGAACGATATGCATCAGGTATTCAGAGAATCCCTCTTGCTATTGAAGCCCTAAAAAAGCCTATCATTGCAATGGTTAATGGTGCTGCTATCGGTGCTGGTTGTGATCTCGCAGCAATGTGTGATATTAGAATCTGTGATGAAAATTCTCGTTTTGGCGAAACTTTTACTAAACTTGCTCTTGTTCCAGGAGATGGCGGTCCATATTTTCTCGCACGTGTCATTGGGTATACAAAGGCCATGGAGATGTACTTAACAGGTGATATTTATTCTGCAACACAAGCAAAGGAAATGGGTCTTGTTTATAAGGTTTGCTTAAGTGGTGAATTGTTAAATGAAACAATGAGCCTTGCTCGTAGGATTTCGAAAAATGCTCCTATTGCAATTGAGTTTACCAAAATGGCAATGAAACGTGCCGCAAAAGATGATCTACAGTCTCATTTGAACTTTGTTTCTCTTGCACAGGGAATTACTCAACGTAGTGATGATCACTTTAAGGCCATCGATGCTTTACTAACTAAAACAGAGGTTGAATTTGAGAGGAAGTAGTTTATTGACTACTTTCTTAATGATCATGATTCTTGCTACTTTTGCGAGTTGTTCTAATCTTTCATTTTACAATGACTCAGATATTTTAATTAGAACGGTTTCTCCTAAAGTCGAAAAGCAGCAAAATTATATTATTGAATTTGTATCAGAAACTCTTTTATGGGGAATGATACCTACCGAGAATAAGCTTGATGTCTATAAAAATATTAACTTGGGGGCCTATAATAAGGTAGGAAACCTTTCAGTTAAGATTTATCAGACTCGTTACCAGAAGTTTCTAACTATTGCCTCTTTTGGGATCTATATTCCAGAGACAGTTCAGTATAATTTTTGGGGGGAGTACAAGTTAAGTGAATAGGATATTATTTTTTATTTTACTATTTCTTCTCTCTGGATGCTCTACATCTTTGACGATCAAGCCACATAAGTGCAACGCTTCACTCGTTTTGTTTCCTAAGACTTTTAGTAGTCAAAAGTATGAAAATATTAAAATAACAACAAAGGGAGTGGGGAACTATGATTTTCTTCTCTATGAAGAATTAAAAGATCATGGATTGAACTGCACTCAGATGTCAGAACTTTTTTATAGTGTTGAAACTGATTTTACTGATGTTGTTTTGGGAATTCTTCCATCCTTTACTTCTCGCACAATCACTATCTGGTATCGATAATTAAGATTTATTGATTTAGAGTTTTAGATTTCTCATGTTATGTTTCTTCTTTTGGAGGTCGGCTTGAAGCATGAATTTCTTGATTCAAATATTGGATTATCAATTACATTCTCATTAGAGGTTTTCTATATTTTTTCTGTTGTACATATGCTCCTTGATTTATTACATCAAGATTTCTATTCGATATATATACTGCTTCTATTTATGTTAGGACTTTTTGTTTCATTATACGGAAAAATGTTGAAGGTCAGTCGAGGAAGACTTTTTAGTACCGGTCGCGCTAGTATTGATATAAAAAACTCAATGATTTATTATGCGGGCTTTTCTTTAGTGATGATTAGTTTTATTTTACACTTATTCTAGCTATTAACTGCGTTCATCTTCATCTAAAAGACCCATAAGATTCGAGAAGAAACTCTTCTTATACTCTTGAACTTCTTCTTCACTTCCTAGATGTCCAAAACTTTGTCTGTCCTGTTCGAGAAATAGCCCCTTCTTATCAAGATCAATAATAAAACGACTCTTATGCCTAGGAACATCTGTTCCATAGATCTTTCTCTGCTTACAGTATGTCATGACAAGTTTTTCTTGGGCGCGAGTAATTCCTACATAGCAAAGTCTTCTTTCTTCGTCGGTTCCGCCACCTTCGCTAATAACTCTTTTATGAGGAAGAAGCTCTTCTTCCATGCCTATAAGGTAAACAGTGTCAAACTCAAGGCCCTTTGAAGAGTGTAGAGTCATCATGGTAACAGAGTTCTTCTTGATGTCATCATCTTCGTCTTCGTTGGTGTCTTGATTGTCTTGCAAGAGAAGCTTTTCAACAAATGTTTCAAGATTTGCTTTTTCTTTATAGTATTTTTCAAAACGTTCTGCAGACTCGATAAACATCGTAATATCATTGCGACGTCTTTCAATCTGTTTTACATTGTCATAATTCTTTTCGATGAAAGAAAAATACTTTATTTCCTCAACGAGAGCAGAAATAGATTGAGCAAGTGTTCCATGATTGAACTTATGTCTAAATTCTTCAATTAGCTTAGTGAAGTTGTGTATATGATCCCGTCTGTTCGGGTCTAGATCAGGCTTATCTTTCAGTGCCTGATAAAGACTTATATCCTCATCTTCTGTGACTTCAAGATATTTTTCAAGTGTACGCATTCCAATTCCACGGTTAGGAATATTTAAAATTCTACGCAGCGAAATTTGATCATTTGGATTTCTAATAACCATGAGATAGGCCATGAGATCCTTAACTTCTTTCTTTTCATAGAATTTTTGGCCACCCAGCATTTCATACGGAACACGCGAAAGTCTAAGTTGTTCTTCAATTGGCATGGCCTGCGTATTAGAGCGATAAAGAATCGCGATATCACTTAAGTGACCACCTTTACTTTGGAAATTTACGATATCTTCAACGACTACTTGTGATTCATGATCAGTATCGGCCATAGACCATAGTAGTGGTTTGTTAGGAGACTTCTTATCTGACCAAAGAGTTTTCTCTCTTCTATTCTTATTTTCTTTAATTACTTCGTTAGCAAGTTCGAGAATTGGCGAGATTGAACGATAGTTTTGTTCAAGCTTGACAATTTTTGCGCCAGGAAAATTCTTTTCGAAGTTTAAAATATTTGTAATATCAGCGCCTCTAAAAGAATATATCGCTTGGTCATCATCACCTACAACACAGAGATTATTATGTGTTTTTGTTAAGTGTAAAACGAGATTAAACTGCAGAGTATTGGTATCTTGATACTCATCAATCATAATATATTTGTACTTCGTTGAATATTTTTCTGCGATATCAGGAAACTTATCAAATAGCTTCACAGTGAGAAGTAAGATATCGTCAAAATCGATAGCATTAAAGAATTTCAACTTTTCTTGATAAACTTCATAAACATAGTTAATAGCGTGATCGTATGGATCTTCATCATTAAAGTAATTTGAGTCGCTAAAGTCATCGGCACTGATGCCAGCATTTTTTAAGACACCAATTTTTGAGAGAATAACTTCTTTTTTGAAAGTTTTCTCTGCATTGTAGAGAGTGAGAGCTTCTCTAATAATGGCAAGCTGATCCGAAGTATCGTAGATTGAAAATTTCTTATGATAACCAAGTTTATCAATTTCCTCTTTTAAGATACGAAGCCCCAATGAGTGAAATGTTGCGAGGGTTGTACCTTTAGACTTTCTCTTTCCTAGGAGGGCGATAACCCTTTCCTTCATTTCTTTTGCGGCCTTATTGGTGAAACTAACAGCAAGAATAGACTTCGGATCGATATGAAGATTATCGACCATATGAGAAATTCGGTATGTCAGGGTACGAGTTTTACCACTGCCTGCACCGGCCAGAATCAGTACTGGACCTTCAATTGTTTCTGCTGCTTCGCGCTGCTTGTCATTAAGACCACTAAGAGAAATCATAGACAGACTTTGCTTTAAATCTTGCAATTAGACAACACGATTTTTGACAAATAGTTAGTTGAGTGGAACACTTAAGTATTGGAGAAAATTATGATTATTAGAATGTTGCAACGAGCAATAATCACCCTTATATTTGTTTCTAACTCAATGGCCTACTTTGGTGAAAATAGGCCGCCTATTGTTAACCATTTTGAAAATAAGTCTAGTTTAGCTTCAAAAACTGATATTGAATCGGTGATTAATAAACAGTCCCCAGTTCGCTCCCAAGGCCAACGTGGTGCTTGTACAATGTTCACTACAATTGGCCTGATTGAGTCCTACTTAATTGGTAATGGAATCTCTAGTAAGTCCATCGATTTATCGGAAGAGTGGATGCAGTATACAATTATGCGCAATAAAGAAACTGAGGGATCTTCTACTTCTAAAAATTTGCGTGAAGTTCTAAACTCTGGAGTTGTGTACGAAAATACATGGCCGTATCTTGGAAA contains:
- a CDS encoding hydroxymethylglutaryl-CoA lyase, which produces MTNNNVKIVEVGPRDGLQNEKNLVSLEVKVNFIKKLLAAGIRSLEVTSFVRPDKIPQMSDASELFPLIKEFARDMAVELPCLVPNLIGLNSALGLGVDHIALFSATSNTFNKKNINATVDESFSRLQEVVEYVKSSGKAVKMRGYVSTVFGCPYEGEIDLDHTLKVIEKMRDLGVDEISLGDTIGVANPIQVQTLITALKKNFDLSKIAMHFHDTEGMAVANIYTSFNEGIRIFDSSAAGLGGCPYAKGATGNVATDDVVNLFDKMNVNTGIDASKLHEASSYILENLGKQGGSKFFHAFEGRKS
- a CDS encoding enoyl-CoA hydratase-related protein, with the protein product MSDFFSREFKDLKVKLDDGILVIGLDNQKFSNAFSDALISSFVSVLEFANFSPDVRVIILTGEGKNFCAGGDVKAMQNKTGMFAGESYELRERYASGIQRIPLAIEALKKPIIAMVNGAAIGAGCDLAAMCDIRICDENSRFGETFTKLALVPGDGGPYFLARVIGYTKAMEMYLTGDIYSATQAKEMGLVYKVCLSGELLNETMSLARRISKNAPIAIEFTKMAMKRAAKDDLQSHLNFVSLAQGITQRSDDHFKAIDALLTKTEVEFERK
- a CDS encoding ATP-dependent helicase, with the translated sequence MISLSGLNDKQREAAETIEGPVLILAGAGSGKTRTLTYRISHMVDNLHIDPKSILAVSFTNKAAKEMKERVIALLGKRKSKGTTLATFHSLGLRILKEEIDKLGYHKKFSIYDTSDQLAIIREALTLYNAEKTFKKEVILSKIGVLKNAGISADDFSDSNYFNDEDPYDHAINYVYEVYQEKLKFFNAIDFDDILLLTVKLFDKFPDIAEKYSTKYKYIMIDEYQDTNTLQFNLVLHLTKTHNNLCVVGDDDQAIYSFRGADITNILNFEKNFPGAKIVKLEQNYRSISPILELANEVIKENKNRREKTLWSDKKSPNKPLLWSMADTDHESQVVVEDIVNFQSKGGHLSDIAILYRSNTQAMPIEEQLRLSRVPYEMLGGQKFYEKKEVKDLMAYLMVIRNPNDQISLRRILNIPNRGIGMRTLEKYLEVTEDEDISLYQALKDKPDLDPNRRDHIHNFTKLIEEFRHKFNHGTLAQSISALVEEIKYFSFIEKNYDNVKQIERRRNDITMFIESAERFEKYYKEKANLETFVEKLLLQDNQDTNEDEDDDIKKNSVTMMTLHSSKGLEFDTVYLIGMEEELLPHKRVISEGGGTDEERRLCYVGITRAQEKLVMTYCKQRKIYGTDVPRHKSRFIIDLDKKGLFLEQDRQSFGHLGSEEEVQEYKKSFFSNLMGLLDEDERS